The genome window CGATTGAGCTCAAACACCTTGTCGAAGCCGCCCACCAGCAGCCGCTTGAGATAGAGCTCGGGCGCGATACGCAGATACATTTTGCAATCCAAGGCATCATAGTGCGTGGCGAAGGGCTTGGCCGTCGCCCCCCCGGGCTGCGGCTGCATCATGGGTGTTTCCACCTCCTGAAATTGGCGCGCACACAGCTGGTTCCGGATTTCACGGACAATCTGAATACGTTTGTTGAAAACTTCGCGCACGCCGGGGTTCGCGATCAAGTCGAGATACCGTTGGCGATAACGCTGGTCAGTATCTTTCAAGCCATGCCATTTTTCAGGGAGTGGCAACAAGGCCTTGGATAACATGGTCCAGTTCGCAATTTTAAGGGTCGGCTCACCTGTACGGGTGGTGAACAAGGAACCCTCCACCCCTACATGATCCCCGAGATCCAGCAATTTAAACGCGTCAAAGGCGTCATCCCCGATCGTGTTTTTTTGCGCATAAATCTGAAAGCGATCAGACCCATCCCGAAGATCCGCGAAAATGCTTTTTCCCATATCACGAAAGGTAGTGATGCGTCCGGCGATGGCAACCTGCTTATTCTCCTCGAATCCGGCGCGGATTTCCGCAAGCCGGCCTGTACGCTTAAAGGCCCGGCCAAAGGGTGCAATCCCCTTGCCAACCAAAGCCCCCATATTTAATTTTCTCTGCTCGACAAACTCATTATCAACATGTTCCGACATGACTATCACTCCCTGCTTTCAATCTTCTCAACGACCTTGGGGTCATTTTTTTCTTTCATAACAGACGGTGCCGGCATCTCTACGCCCTTTTCGTCTTCCCCTTCAAAAAGCGAATCGATCTTGTGCGCCCCCGGGGGTGGCACAAATTCAAAGGTGTCAGCCGGCAACACCCCATCCACCACCCAGCCGGTAAACCTGTTCAACACCACCATTTTCATTCCCTTGGGGGGAGATACCTCACCACTCATTCCGGAAAAACTCTTTGCCATATCACTCAGCACCTGAATCACGACGGGCTTGGGCCCGGAACTCACCCATAAATCCCAGTCAAATTGCTCCTGCACGAACCGCACATGCTCACAATCCACCCCGTCAACGCGTTCTTTGCCGACATAGGTGGCCGAGGACACTCCATCCATGATGGCGGCGTAGATGTCGTTCACCAGCAGATTATCCACAAACAGCATATTGCCCGCCATCGGGCCAACCCCTTCAGCTAACTGCTCGACAAGTTTGGGCGCCTCCCGTTCCTCAAACCGGTTCAAACTCAACGCATAAATATACAGCTTTTTCCCGTTACACACCACCGTATTGCCGGTCATCCCCTTGACATAACGTAACGCAAGCCGGTTGGGCTTTTCAGCGGCAAGCTCATACACGGCGGAAATCTCCTGCTTCATCCCCTCCATCTCCGTATTGACCTGGAGCGAAACCGAACATTTGAATGATTTTGCGCCCTGCAGATAGGCCGCCATCCCCATCAACACTTTCCCCACCTGCGGATCAGGGACGAGCGCCTCAGAGGCTGCCATATTGGTCGCCACCAAGGTATTGGTGGTTACCGTCAGGTTGTTGGTGGATGCCGTAGCGACGACCACCGCATTGGTTGGCACCGCATTGGTCTCGCCGGAAACCATCGCAACAGCAGCCGTCAAGGCGGCCATGGACAACATGATCATGATGCTATTCTTCATATTCCCTCGTCATTCTTTGTCCTGCAAAAAAGGCAGATAGATTGCCCCGGGACTTTCGACAAAATCTTTTAAACACAGGCGGAGTCCTTCACCCGACATGGGGACATATTTCCCTACAGCCGTCGCCAGCACGACCTGGCGGGAATCCACAATCCGTCCGCCCGCCTCGACCAGTCGCGCCTTGGCCCTGGTAATCCAGCCTTCCACACGAATGGATTGCCCCACCAGAATCGGTTGTTGTAAACGCACAGTCAGTTCCGCTGCCACACAAGCCCGCTTAAAAGTCAATATAGCGGCCCACGTCATCACCTCATCCAGCAGCGTCATCGAGATGCCGCCATGGACCAGGTGCCGATACCCCAGATCCGCCGCGCGGGTCACATGGGTCAGCACGACACGATCGCCCTCAACACAGGAATGCCCGCGCAACCCATGCGGATTATCCTCCCCGCAAACAAAACAGGTCTTCGTCCAGGGCAGGGTTCCTTCTGTATACTCCCAATTACTCATGCCTCAAAACAACTCCGCAAACTTGACCACACCCAATGACGCCAGCATCCGGCCGGCGCCACGGCGCTGGAGCGCATTAAATAATTCCACCTGCCGGTTATAAATCCCTTTCAGCAACTCAATCCGCATGTCCTGGACCTTAATCTGATCACGCAATGCCGCCAGCATACCGAGCGTCTCGGCCGAGGCCTCCGTATCAAGTTGCGCAAAGACCCGCCCAATGGCGGCGGATAGCCTGGCCTCCGCCTGCGAACACTCCGGAACCCCCTCCACATTGGCCGCCAAATCACAGGCGTTTCCCAGCACATCCAACACCGGAGCGACACTCGTTGGAATGGCCGCGACAATATAGGGAATCATTTCCCGTCTTGCCAACAGCGCCTCCCTGAACTCCAGCCAGGCGTCCCGCATCTGCCCTCTTGCCACCTGCAAAAGACGGTACCCCTGAGCCGCCCACAGAGCACCGCCCAGGATCACCATCGTCAAGATTATCAGCAGAACCGGACGCATATCGTTTGCCCTGAATCTTATTTCAACAGCACATCGCCCTTGATATCAAATCCCTTAGGCAGCCGTGCCGCCAGGGTTTCGGCATTATAGGCATATACCGGATCAATCTCAATTTTTACAGTCACGCGCCCTGCAGCATCACGCGGAACCTTCACCCCGCAACGGGTCAGCCAGCCGGCAAATTTTTCAATCATGGCCGCCCGGGACGATTCCGGGGAGTCATTCCCTTCGGCGTTTTTCACGGGAGCAAACTCGTCTTGCCGCAGAAACTCCAATATCAACGACTCTTTCGCGTCGGGGAGCGCATCGAAGATGAACTTTTCAAACTTGTACGCATTGGGCTTCTCCGGCTTAACCGTGCTGCCCGCCTCGTCGCAGAAGGCCACCTTCTTATGGGCCTGATGTAGCGGAAGCCCCGCAGAGGTCTCGCGCACAAGGAAGTCCAGGGAGAAAATATGGATGGCCACACTGCCGAATTTCAACACCAGCTCCCCGTCGGGCTGCCGGGCGTTTTTCTGGCCCTCGGTCAACTCGATATATTCCACCACTGAACAAACCCCGTTACGGATGACCGTAACCCCCAACCCTTCGCCCGCATCACGCTTGGCACATACCTTCAGGGACATGTCCGCCTTGCGTTGAATGTGTAGACCCACAAAAACCGGATCCGCAATATCCACCAGCGGATTATCCACCTGGAAATAATAGAGTGTTGTCAGCTTGCGCGCCTTCATGTCGGCCAGCATGCCCCGCCGTTCCAGGGCCGACAGTATTCCGCCATGCCCATCCGGCGCCGCAAACAGCTTATCCGGCGCCTCCAGCACGATTTGACCGTTCGGGAGAAATGCAGGAAGGGTGCCCTGGATAAAAAACTTCACCCGCTCGGGGTTCAGTCCGAAATATCGATTGGCCTCAAAAAAGACCCGGGTATCCTCATCATTCCCTTCGCTCGTCATGATGTAAAAGGGAATCGCGGCCTGATAATGCTGCTCCAAGGCAAGAATTTTACGGGAGTGAATCTCGAACAGCGAAGCCTGCGTCAACGGTGCCAGGCGATAGGTCCCCTTCGGACCATCATAGCCCAAACGGGTTCCTTGCCCGCCCGCCACCAGAATGACCCCGACCTGTCCAGCCTGGAGGGCTTTCTCACCCACAGTACGGGGCGCAGCCACCTGGTCCGGTTTGAGCGAAACCACCGGCGCAGGCAGGGTATCGCCCGTCGTAGCCGCCGCTTCCCCGCCCGCTTTCAAAAGCCCCTGAATACGGACAATGGTCTTGAAATCCAACGCCTCAATCTGGCTCAATAATGACTTCTGCTGAGCCTCATTCAACCGCTCCCAGAACTTCAGTACATGCCCCTGCCCGTATTGGTCCAAAACCTGCCCTGCTTCCTGATAGATCATTTATCCTCCTGATGCTTAATCAAATTTTACACTCGACTCATTTTTGACTGTAACGGCGGCTGATTTGTCGTAACTCCGCCTGCTCCTCGGGCGTCAACCCCTCCGGCCGCACCAACAGATTATCCGCCAATTCCGCAGCCTTGCGGGACTCGCCCTTTTTCTCATACGTGACAGCCATATGGTATTGCGCCGACAGGGCTTCAGGTGTCAAGGCCAGAGCTTTCCTGAACATCTCTTCCGCTTCCGCTAACTTTCCGCGCTTCATCAGAACCACCCCCAGCGTATCCCAGGCCGTCCCCATTTTCTCATTCGCCTTCAGGGCCGCGCGAACCAGGGCTTCCGCCTCATCCAACTGTCCCTTTTCCTGCAGAACCCAGGCCAGATCATTCATCGTCCCGGGATCACTCTTGCGGGCCAGACTTTTCCGCAATGAGTTCTCCGCTTGTGTGTATTCCTTGCGTTCAAGCTGCATGGAGGCCAGAACCTGATTGGCGAAAGGATGGCCGGGATCCAACAGCAACAGGGATCGGATATGGCCGCCCGCCCAATCACGACGTCCCTCCTGAACATCCAGCCGCAACAGCAGATCCAGCAAGAGAGGCGTGCTGGGCCGGATGGCCAGTGCCTGATCCAAATAGGTCCGGGCCTCGACAATGCGTGAACGACGCAGGGCGATCTGGGCCAGCACAACCGTGGTGATGAAATCCTGCCCCTTTGCCCGGGTGAGCTTGCGCTCACATTCATCCAGCCCCTTCTCATCGTTCTCCATCATAAATACCCCGGCCAGCAAGGCCCAGGCCGAAGTCAGATTGGGATTCAAGTCCACCAACTCCTGCAGAATAATCCGGGCTTTACCGGGTTCGCCCGCCGCCAGATGCATCACGGCATATTCCATCGCGATCCGATCCTTGGGGACTCCCGCCTTTTGCGCCCGATCCAACAGCATCCCCGCCTCATCAAACCTGCTCTTCTGCGCCGCCATGCGCGCCAACGAAAGCAGAACCCCTTTATTGTTAGGATCCTTATCGATCAGTTGCCGCAGAATTTCCTCACCCTCCGCCGACTGATCCTGCGCCAGATACGCCATGGCCAACCCCTGGCTCAATTGATCCTTGCGGTCCGGGGCCAATTCAATCGCCCGTTTATATCCGGCGACCGCCATGCCGGGCTGTCCGGAAAAGGCCCAGCTCATCCCCAGATTTGCATAGGCCTCTGGCATCCGCACATATCCGTAAATCCGGGAGAGGGACCAGATCTGGAATTTCTGCTTAAGGTTTTTAAGGAACACCTTGAACTCCGCCCTGACCTTGTCCGCATCCGCTGCCGCATAACCCCGATCCAGCATAGTCATTTGATTCAACAGGGCACTGATATTCCCCTCATCAAGCTCCCGGGCTTTGACATAGGATTCATAGGCCTGCTTGCGCTGCCCGAGATCTTCCAGCAC of bacterium contains these proteins:
- a CDS encoding LemA family protein — encoded protein: MVILGGALWAAQGYRLLQVARGQMRDAWLEFREALLARREMIPYIVAAIPTSVAPVLDVLGNACDLAANVEGVPECSQAEARLSAAIGRVFAQLDTEASAETLGMLAALRDQIKVQDMRIELLKGIYNRQVELFNALQRRGAGRMLASLGVVKFAELF
- a CDS encoding DUF2092 domain-containing protein; the encoded protein is MKNSIMIMLSMAALTAAVAMVSGETNAVPTNAVVVATASTNNLTVTTNTLVATNMAASEALVPDPQVGKVLMGMAAYLQGAKSFKCSVSLQVNTEMEGMKQEISAVYELAAEKPNRLALRYVKGMTGNTVVCNGKKLYIYALSLNRFEEREAPKLVEQLAEGVGPMAGNMLFVDNLLVNDIYAAIMDGVSSATYVGKERVDGVDCEHVRFVQEQFDWDLWVSSGPKPVVIQVLSDMAKSFSGMSGEVSPPKGMKMVVLNRFTGWVVDGVLPADTFEFVPPPGAHKIDSLFEGEDEKGVEMPAPSVMKEKNDPKVVEKIESRE
- a CDS encoding PaaI family thioesterase, with product MSNWEYTEGTLPWTKTCFVCGEDNPHGLRGHSCVEGDRVVLTHVTRAADLGYRHLVHGGISMTLLDEVMTWAAILTFKRACVAAELTVRLQQPILVGQSIRVEGWITRAKARLVEAGGRIVDSRQVVLATAVGKYVPMSGEGLRLCLKDFVESPGAIYLPFLQDKE
- a CDS encoding UDPGP type 1 family protein yields the protein MIYQEAGQVLDQYGQGHVLKFWERLNEAQQKSLLSQIEALDFKTIVRIQGLLKAGGEAAATTGDTLPAPVVSLKPDQVAAPRTVGEKALQAGQVGVILVAGGQGTRLGYDGPKGTYRLAPLTQASLFEIHSRKILALEQHYQAAIPFYIMTSEGNDEDTRVFFEANRYFGLNPERVKFFIQGTLPAFLPNGQIVLEAPDKLFAAPDGHGGILSALERRGMLADMKARKLTTLYYFQVDNPLVDIADPVFVGLHIQRKADMSLKVCAKRDAGEGLGVTVIRNGVCSVVEYIELTEGQKNARQPDGELVLKFGSVAIHIFSLDFLVRETSAGLPLHQAHKKVAFCDEAGSTVKPEKPNAYKFEKFIFDALPDAKESLILEFLRQDEFAPVKNAEGNDSPESSRAAMIEKFAGWLTRCGVKVPRDAAGRVTVKIEIDPVYAYNAETLAARLPKGFDIKGDVLLK